A region from the uncultured Sunxiuqinia sp. genome encodes:
- the rpsL gene encoding 30S ribosomal protein S12 yields MPTIQQLVRKGRTMQVEKSKSRALDACPQKRGVCVRVYTTTPKKPNSAMRKVARVRLTNQKEVNAYIPGEGHNLQEHSIVLVRGGRVKDLPGVRYHLVRGALDTAGVEGRTQRRSKYGTKKPKK; encoded by the coding sequence ATGCCAACGATTCAACAGTTAGTAAGGAAAGGACGCACGATGCAAGTCGAGAAGAGTAAGTCTCGTGCATTGGATGCTTGTCCTCAAAAACGAGGTGTTTGTGTACGTGTTTACACTACAACACCAAAGAAACCAAACTCAGCAATGCGTAAAGTTGCAAGGGTGAGGTTAACGAACCAAAAAGAAGTGAATGCTTACATTCCAGGTGAAGGTCATAATCTACAAGAGCACTCTATTGTGTTAGTGCGCGGAGGTAGGGTGAAAGATTTACCAGGTGTGCGTTATCACTTAGTTAGAGGAGCTCTTGACACAGCAGGTGTTGAAGGACGTACTCAGAGACGTTCTAAATACGGTACCAAAAAACCGAAGAAATAA
- the fusA gene encoding elongation factor G, with amino-acid sequence MATKDLKYTRNIGIMAHIDAGKTTTTERILYYTGLTHRIGEVHDGAATMDWMEQEQERGITITSAATTTFWKHADQQYKVNIIDTPGHVDFTVEVERSLRILDGAVALFCAVSGVEAQSETVWRQAEKYGVPRIGFVNKMDRSGADFFNVVNEVKEKLGANPVPIQIPIGAEEKFEGVIDLIEMKAIRWYDDATLGTDYKMEEIPEELKELAEEYREKMVESVAELDDALMERYFDDPESITSEELISVIRQGTLKHVIVPMMCGSAFKNKGVQRLLDAVVEFLPSPLDKGELVGADPSTGDKVVRNASVEEPLSALAFKIATDPFVGRLCFIRVYSGKIDAGSTVFNTRTGRKERISRLYQMHSNKQNAKDVIEAGDICAAVGFKDIRTGDTLCDEKNQITLESMDFPEPVIGIAVEPKTQKDLDKLGMGLAKLAEEDPTFKVNTDEESGQTVIRGMGELHLEIIIDRLKREFKVECNQGKPQVAYKEAISEEVELREVFKKQSGGRGKFADIIVKVSPAEDGKEGLTFIDSVKGGRIPREFIPSVQKGFETAMLNGPLAGFQLDSLKVELLDGSFHAVDSDQLSFEICARQAFKSAASKAGPKLLEPIMKTEIVTPEEYMGDIIGDLNRRRGQVGGMTEKAGARVIKATVPLSEIFGYVTVLRTLSSGRATSSMEFSHYEEVPKQMAVKVLEEMQGKVELL; translated from the coding sequence ATGGCAACAAAAGATTTAAAATATACAAGAAATATCGGCATCATGGCTCACATTGATGCCGGTAAAACGACCACTACCGAGCGTATTCTCTATTATACGGGATTAACTCACCGTATTGGGGAAGTGCATGACGGTGCGGCAACTATGGACTGGATGGAGCAAGAGCAGGAGCGTGGTATTACTATTACTTCTGCAGCGACAACCACATTCTGGAAGCATGCCGATCAGCAATATAAAGTAAATATCATTGATACACCCGGACACGTTGACTTTACCGTAGAGGTAGAGCGCTCATTGCGTATTTTGGATGGTGCTGTTGCATTGTTTTGTGCCGTGAGTGGTGTTGAAGCTCAATCCGAAACAGTTTGGCGTCAAGCCGAAAAATACGGTGTTCCTCGAATTGGGTTCGTTAATAAAATGGACCGTTCTGGAGCTGACTTCTTCAATGTAGTGAATGAAGTTAAAGAGAAATTGGGAGCTAATCCGGTTCCAATTCAAATCCCTATAGGTGCTGAAGAAAAATTCGAAGGTGTAATTGACCTGATCGAAATGAAAGCGATCCGTTGGTACGATGATGCTACTCTTGGAACAGATTATAAAATGGAAGAAATTCCTGAAGAGTTAAAAGAATTAGCAGAAGAGTACCGCGAAAAAATGGTTGAGTCAGTTGCAGAACTGGACGATGCCCTTATGGAGCGTTATTTTGATGATCCGGAATCAATTACTTCTGAAGAGCTGATATCGGTAATTCGTCAAGGTACATTGAAGCATGTTATCGTTCCGATGATGTGTGGTTCTGCTTTTAAAAATAAAGGTGTTCAACGTTTGTTGGATGCAGTTGTTGAGTTTTTACCTAGTCCACTAGATAAAGGCGAATTAGTAGGGGCTGATCCATCAACAGGAGATAAAGTTGTACGCAACGCTAGTGTAGAAGAACCACTTTCAGCATTAGCATTTAAAATTGCTACCGACCCTTTTGTTGGTCGTTTGTGCTTCATTCGTGTTTATTCTGGTAAAATTGACGCTGGTTCAACGGTGTTCAATACTCGGACAGGCAGAAAGGAACGAATCTCACGTCTTTACCAAATGCACTCTAATAAGCAAAATGCGAAAGATGTAATTGAGGCAGGAGATATTTGCGCTGCAGTAGGTTTTAAAGATATTCGCACCGGAGATACGTTGTGTGACGAAAAGAATCAAATAACACTGGAAAGCATGGATTTTCCAGAACCAGTAATTGGTATTGCTGTAGAGCCTAAAACACAAAAGGACTTAGATAAACTTGGAATGGGATTGGCTAAGCTGGCCGAAGAAGATCCAACATTCAAAGTGAATACTGATGAAGAATCAGGTCAAACGGTTATTCGTGGTATGGGTGAACTTCACCTTGAGATTATTATCGATCGTTTGAAACGCGAATTTAAAGTTGAATGTAATCAAGGAAAACCGCAGGTTGCATACAAAGAAGCCATTAGCGAGGAAGTTGAATTGCGCGAAGTGTTCAAAAAGCAATCTGGTGGTCGTGGTAAATTCGCTGATATTATTGTTAAGGTTTCTCCTGCCGAAGATGGCAAAGAAGGTTTAACCTTTATCGATAGTGTAAAAGGTGGGCGTATTCCTCGTGAATTCATTCCATCTGTACAAAAAGGTTTTGAAACAGCTATGTTGAATGGTCCTTTAGCAGGATTCCAATTGGACAGCCTGAAAGTAGAGTTGCTTGATGGTTCATTCCACGCCGTTGACTCGGATCAGCTGTCGTTTGAAATCTGCGCCCGTCAGGCGTTCAAAAGCGCAGCCTCAAAAGCAGGCCCAAAATTGCTTGAGCCTATTATGAAGACTGAGATTGTTACTCCTGAAGAATACATGGGTGATATTATTGGTGACTTGAACCGTCGACGTGGTCAAGTAGGTGGAATGACTGAGAAAGCAGGTGCAAGAGTTATTAAAGCAACAGTTCCTCTTTCTGAAATTTTCGGCTATGTGACTGTATTGAGAACACTCTCTTCTGGTCGTGCAACTTCATCTATGGAGTTCTCACACTATGAAGAAGTGCCAAAACAAATGGCTGTGAAAGTACTTGAGGAAATGCAAGGAAAAGTAGAATTATTATAA
- the rplW gene encoding 50S ribosomal protein L23, with product MDILIKPIVTEKMTEQAEKLNRYGFLVRREADKKQIKQAVEELYNVSVSSINTMVYGGKNKSRYTKAGVISGRTAAYKKAVITLVDGDAIDFYSNI from the coding sequence ATGGATATTTTGATAAAACCCATAGTGACAGAAAAGATGACGGAACAGGCTGAAAAGCTGAACCGTTATGGATTTCTCGTTCGTAGAGAAGCGGATAAGAAACAAATCAAACAAGCAGTTGAAGAGCTGTATAATGTGAGTGTATCTTCTATTAATACCATGGTTTATGGTGGCAAAAATAAAAGTCGCTATACAAAAGCCGGAGTTATTAGTGGAAGAACAGCTGCATATAAAAAAGCAGTTATTACATTGGTTGATGGAGATGCAATTGATTTTTACAGTAATATATAA
- the rplX gene encoding 50S ribosomal protein L24: protein MQTKLHIKKGDTVVAIAGNDKGKQGSVLEVFREKGRAIVEGVNMVKKHTKPNAENPQGGIVEKEAPIHISNLMHVDPKEGGKTRIGRKLADNGKLVRYSKKSGEEIK, encoded by the coding sequence ATGCAGACAAAATTACACATTAAAAAAGGTGACACCGTTGTTGCCATTGCCGGAAACGATAAAGGAAAACAAGGCAGTGTTCTCGAAGTATTTCGGGAAAAAGGCAGAGCAATTGTGGAGGGTGTTAATATGGTGAAGAAACACACAAAACCTAACGCGGAAAATCCGCAGGGAGGTATTGTTGAAAAGGAAGCGCCAATCCACATCTCGAACCTAATGCACGTTGACCCTAAAGAAGGAGGGAAAACACGCATCGGTCGTAAACTCGCCGACAACGGTAAACTAGTACGTTATTCTAAAAAATCTGGAGAGGAGATTAAGTAA
- the rpsQ gene encoding 30S ribosomal protein S17 — protein MEARNLRKERVGVVVSDSMEKSIVVAVKRKEKHPIYGKFVNKTTKLYAHDETNTCSVGDTVKIMETRPLSKSKRWRLVEIIERAK, from the coding sequence ATGGAAGCAAGAAATCTGAGAAAAGAACGTGTTGGCGTTGTAGTGAGCGACAGTATGGAGAAAAGTATTGTTGTTGCAGTTAAACGAAAAGAAAAACACCCGATCTACGGGAAATTCGTTAACAAGACGACTAAATTGTACGCCCACGACGAAACAAACACTTGCAGCGTTGGCGATACTGTAAAGATCATGGAAACACGACCTTTAAGTAAAAGCAAACGTTGGAGATTAGTTGAAATTATTGAAAGAGCTAAGTAA
- the rplN gene encoding 50S ribosomal protein L14 has translation MIQQESRCSVADNSGAREVLCIRVLGGTKKRYASLGDKVVVTVKSSIAGSDLKKGTVSKAIVVRTKKEVRRQDGSYIRFDDNAVVLLNNTGEMRGTRIFGPVARELRDQNMKIISLAPEVL, from the coding sequence ATGATACAACAGGAATCAAGATGTTCAGTTGCCGATAACAGTGGTGCCAGAGAGGTGCTTTGTATTCGCGTTTTAGGCGGTACAAAAAAGCGTTATGCATCACTAGGCGATAAGGTTGTTGTGACTGTAAAAAGTTCAATTGCCGGTAGTGATTTGAAAAAAGGAACTGTGTCTAAAGCCATTGTTGTTCGCACTAAAAAAGAAGTACGTCGTCAAGATGGATCTTATATCCGTTTTGATGATAATGCGGTCGTTTTATTGAACAACACAGGCGAAATGCGCGGAACTCGTATTTTTGGCCCTGTTGCAAGGGAACTTCGTGATCAAAACATGAAAATTATTTCGCTTGCACCTGAAGTGCTTTAA
- the rpsC gene encoding 30S ribosomal protein S3 encodes MGQKVNPISNRLGIIRGWDSNWFGGNDYGDKLVEDTKIREYLNARLAKASISRIIIERTLKLITITVHTSRPGIIIGKGGQEVDKLKEELKKITSKEVQINIFEIKRPELDARIVANNVARQIEGKIAYRRATKMAIASTMRMGAQGIKILVSGRLNGAEMARSEMYKDGRTPLHTLRADIDYALAEALTKTGLVGVKVWICKGEVYGKRDLSPNLGQKNTQGGPRGGGRSGGFRKKRK; translated from the coding sequence ATGGGACAGAAAGTTAATCCAATCAGTAATCGTTTAGGAATCATCCGAGGGTGGGATTCCAACTGGTTCGGTGGAAACGACTATGGTGATAAGCTGGTTGAAGATACCAAGATCCGTGAATACTTGAATGCCCGTTTGGCAAAAGCAAGTATTTCAAGGATCATTATCGAAAGAACCCTGAAGCTGATTACCATCACCGTTCACACGTCAAGACCCGGTATTATTATTGGTAAAGGTGGTCAAGAAGTTGACAAATTGAAAGAGGAGTTGAAAAAGATCACCAGCAAGGAAGTTCAGATCAACATCTTTGAAATTAAAAGACCTGAACTTGATGCACGTATCGTTGCTAATAATGTTGCACGTCAAATTGAAGGTAAAATTGCTTATCGACGTGCTACAAAGATGGCGATTGCCTCTACGATGAGAATGGGTGCGCAAGGAATTAAAATTTTAGTTTCCGGTCGTTTGAACGGTGCTGAAATGGCGCGCTCTGAAATGTATAAAGACGGTCGTACTCCTTTGCACACACTAAGAGCTGATATTGATTATGCTCTTGCCGAAGCTTTAACAAAAACCGGTTTAGTCGGTGTTAAAGTTTGGATTTGTAAAGGCGAAGTCTATGGGAAGCGTGATCTTTCTCCAAACCTGGGACAGAAAAACACTCAAGGTGGTCCTCGTGGTGGTGGCAGAAGTGGCGGTTTCAGAAAGAAAAGAAAATAA
- the rpsJ gene encoding 30S ribosomal protein S10, translated as MSQKIRIKLKSYDHNLVDKSAEKIVKTVKTTGAVVSGPIPLPTHKRIFTVLRSTFVNKKSREQFQVSSYKRLIDIYSSTAKTIDALMKLELPSGVEVEIKV; from the coding sequence ATGAGTCAAAAGATCAGAATTAAGCTGAAATCGTATGATCATAACTTGGTTGACAAGTCAGCTGAAAAGATCGTAAAGACTGTAAAAACAACAGGTGCAGTTGTAAGTGGGCCAATCCCACTTCCAACTCACAAACGCATTTTTACAGTGTTGCGTTCAACTTTCGTGAACAAGAAATCACGTGAGCAATTTCAGGTGTCTTCATACAAACGTTTGATCGACATTTACAGCTCAACAGCTAAAACTATCGACGCCTTAATGAAGCTTGAATTACCAAGTGGCGTTGAAGTAGAAATTAAAGTTTGA
- a CDS encoding HlyD family efflux transporter periplasmic adaptor subunit: MPNNNQNIEIRSDEVQEIIGKSPSWLLRSGLTMILILLLLFLLGSWLFHYPDIIRARIIVLSENPPAHIVARNAGNIDQLFVQDNDTVTEDQLIAILENTANYEDVIKLEDDLRALDPYFTIFDTIHYKKLMPDYRLGDIQADFSSFLRLYNNYISFVRLNFYPQKIQSLREQQRMKRIFYDRLWTQRQILEDEYQIAYEQFKRDSSLYAREVISLIDFKKSESAMLQKKYAFNGARTNLAETQQDIIQLQQNVIAAEKEYEDQKLKLQSELIESLNILKSRLEYWNKAFVLKTPIGGQVTFTNFWSKNQQVKSGEIVFTVVPKRESRIIGRMTLPIRGAGKVKAGQSVNIQFDNFPYMEYGMVRGTVKTISLVPANDHYIAEIELPQDLETNYNIQLTFSQEMKGDAEIITEDLRFMQRFINPVKSLLKENVIQSK, from the coding sequence ATGCCAAACAACAATCAAAATATAGAAATAAGAAGTGATGAAGTTCAGGAAATTATTGGGAAATCGCCTTCGTGGTTGTTGCGAAGTGGGTTAACGATGATTTTGATTTTGCTCTTGCTCTTCTTGCTGGGATCATGGTTATTTCATTATCCTGATATTATTCGGGCGCGAATTATTGTTCTTTCTGAAAATCCGCCTGCACATATTGTCGCTCGAAACGCTGGCAATATTGATCAGCTGTTTGTTCAGGATAACGACACAGTAACGGAAGATCAGTTAATTGCAATTTTGGAAAACACTGCGAATTATGAAGATGTCATCAAATTGGAAGATGATCTAAGAGCACTTGATCCATATTTCACCATATTCGATACTATACATTATAAGAAACTGATGCCTGATTATCGACTTGGAGATATTCAAGCTGATTTTTCATCGTTTCTGCGCTTGTATAATAATTATATCAGTTTTGTACGATTAAACTTTTATCCGCAAAAAATCCAATCGCTTCGAGAGCAGCAGCGCATGAAAAGAATATTCTATGATCGTTTGTGGACGCAGCGACAAATTTTGGAAGATGAATACCAAATTGCTTACGAGCAGTTTAAGCGCGATTCAAGCTTGTATGCTCGGGAGGTGATTTCGTTGATTGATTTTAAGAAGTCAGAATCAGCAATGCTTCAAAAGAAGTATGCATTTAATGGTGCTCGAACAAATTTAGCAGAAACACAGCAAGATATTATTCAACTGCAACAAAATGTTATTGCTGCCGAAAAGGAATATGAAGATCAGAAACTGAAATTACAATCTGAGTTGATCGAATCGTTGAATATATTGAAAAGTCGACTGGAGTATTGGAATAAAGCTTTTGTGTTGAAAACTCCGATTGGTGGGCAGGTCACTTTTACAAACTTTTGGAGCAAAAATCAGCAAGTTAAAAGTGGTGAAATTGTTTTTACTGTTGTACCTAAGCGAGAGAGTAGGATTATTGGTAGGATGACTTTGCCTATTCGTGGCGCAGGAAAAGTGAAAGCCGGGCAGAGCGTTAATATTCAGTTTGACAATTTCCCGTATATGGAATATGGCATGGTTCGTGGAACTGTTAAGACCATTTCTCTGGTTCCTGCAAACGATCATTATATTGCTGAAATTGAACTTCCCCAAGACTTGGAGACCAATTATAACATACAATTAACTTTCAGTCAGGAAATGAAAGGTGACGCTGAAATAATTACTGAGGATTTGCGTTTTATGCAACGTTTCATCAATCCTGTGAAGTCGCTTCTTAAAGAAAATGTCATACAGTCAAAATAG
- the rplC gene encoding 50S ribosomal protein L3: MAGIIGKKIGMTSVFSVEGKNIPCTVIEAGPCVVTQVKTAETDGYDAIQLGFGDKKEKNTTKAEFGHFQKAGTDPKRKVVEFTEIEGDYKLGDTITVDVIEEEGWVDITGVTKGKGFQGVVKRYNFRGVGDATHGQHNRLRAPGSLGASSYPSRVFKGMRMAGRTGGAQKTIEDLKVLKVIPESNLLVVKGSIPGAKGSFVIINQ, from the coding sequence ATGGCAGGAATAATCGGTAAAAAAATCGGAATGACATCCGTATTCAGTGTTGAGGGAAAGAACATTCCATGCACTGTGATAGAGGCTGGTCCTTGTGTTGTTACACAAGTGAAAACAGCTGAAACCGATGGCTACGACGCTATTCAGCTAGGGTTTGGTGACAAGAAGGAAAAGAACACCACAAAAGCTGAATTTGGTCACTTCCAGAAAGCTGGAACTGACCCTAAGCGTAAAGTTGTCGAGTTTACAGAAATCGAAGGAGATTACAAGCTTGGTGATACCATTACTGTTGATGTAATCGAGGAAGAAGGCTGGGTTGATATAACCGGCGTAACTAAAGGTAAAGGATTTCAAGGGGTTGTAAAACGCTATAATTTCCGTGGAGTTGGCGATGCCACACACGGTCAGCACAACCGTTTAAGAGCTCCAGGTTCGCTCGGTGCTTCATCTTACCCTTCCAGAGTATTTAAAGGAATGCGTATGGCTGGTCGTACCGGCGGTGCTCAAAAAACGATCGAAGACTTGAAAGTCTTGAAAGTAATTCCTGAAAGTAACCTATTAGTTGTTAAAGGATCAATTCCTGGAGCAAAAGGATCATTTGTAATAATTAATCAGTAA
- the rplV gene encoding 50S ribosomal protein L22, whose protein sequence is MGARKRNRANELKEARKSQYFAVLKDCPTSPRKMRLVADMVRGMEVNRALDVLKFSSKEASRKVEKLLMSAIANWQTKNEGARLEESNLYVKTIAVDSGRQLKRLRPAPQGRAHRIRKRSNHVTLCVDSKNLENDNE, encoded by the coding sequence ATGGGTGCTAGAAAAAGAAATAGAGCAAATGAGCTGAAAGAAGCTCGTAAATCACAATACTTCGCTGTACTGAAAGATTGCCCTACTTCACCACGAAAGATGAGGCTTGTTGCCGATATGGTTCGTGGAATGGAAGTAAATAGAGCACTGGATGTGCTGAAGTTTTCTTCAAAGGAAGCTTCTCGCAAAGTTGAGAAACTGTTGATGTCAGCCATTGCAAACTGGCAGACTAAAAACGAGGGAGCTCGTTTGGAAGAAAGCAATTTGTATGTAAAAACGATCGCTGTTGATTCAGGACGTCAGTTAAAACGTCTTCGTCCGGCTCCACAAGGCCGCGCACATCGAATTCGCAAGCGCTCTAATCACGTTACACTTTGCGTTGATAGTAAGAATCTAGAAAACGATAACGAATAA
- the rplB gene encoding 50S ribosomal protein L2 produces MAVRKLKPVTPGQRHKIIGAFDTVTASTPEKSLLKPMQKSGGRNSQGRMTMRYIGGGHKKRYRAIDFKREKDGIPARVESIQYDPNRTARIALLVYADGEKRYMLAPNGLQVGQTVLSGTGVAPEVGNSLPLKEIPLGTIVHNIELQPGQGGVMVRSAGTYAQLTSREGKYAIVKLPSGESRMVLVACRATVGTVGNTEHNLERSGKAGRSRWLGRRPRVRGVVMNPVDHPMGGGEGRSSGGHPRSRKGLLAKGYKTRAKKKSSNRYIVEKRKK; encoded by the coding sequence ATGGCAGTAAGAAAATTAAAACCAGTTACTCCGGGTCAAAGGCACAAAATTATTGGCGCTTTTGATACCGTTACTGCATCAACGCCTGAGAAATCATTGTTGAAGCCCATGCAAAAGTCCGGTGGCCGTAACAGCCAAGGACGCATGACAATGAGGTATATAGGTGGAGGGCACAAGAAGAGATACCGTGCGATTGATTTCAAGCGCGAAAAAGACGGTATCCCTGCGCGTGTAGAGTCTATTCAGTACGACCCGAACCGTACTGCTCGTATCGCACTGTTGGTTTATGCCGATGGTGAAAAAAGATACATGCTGGCTCCCAACGGATTACAAGTTGGACAGACAGTATTGAGCGGTACCGGAGTTGCTCCTGAAGTAGGAAACTCACTTCCACTTAAAGAAATTCCTCTAGGTACTATTGTACACAATATTGAGCTTCAACCTGGACAAGGTGGCGTAATGGTGCGAAGTGCAGGGACCTATGCACAGTTGACCTCTCGCGAAGGAAAGTATGCAATTGTAAAACTACCTTCTGGCGAATCTAGAATGGTACTCGTCGCTTGCCGAGCTACAGTTGGTACTGTTGGAAACACAGAGCATAACCTGGAAAGATCAGGTAAAGCAGGTCGCTCTCGTTGGTTAGGAAGAAGACCACGCGTACGTGGTGTTGTGATGAACCCAGTCGATCACCCCATGGGTGGTGGTGAAGGACGTTCATCAGGAGGACACCCTCGTTCACGCAAAGGCTTGTTAGCTAAAGGTTATAAAACCCGTGCTAAGAAAAAGTCTTCCAATAGGTACATTGTAGAAAAACGCAAGAAATAA
- the rplD gene encoding 50S ribosomal protein L4: MEVQVLDKTGKETGKKVDLQDQIFGIEPNDHAIYLDVKQYLANKRQGTHSATERGEIVGSTKKIKKQKGTGTARAGSIKSPVFRGGGRVFGPRPRNYGFKLNKKVKALARKSALSYKAKASDILILEDFSLEAPKTKEMAMISNNLKINDKKSLFVLPEENKNIYLSSRNLHGVSVVTASELSTYQVMNANKVIFFESSVGKIEEQFKI; this comes from the coding sequence ATGGAAGTACAAGTATTAGATAAAACAGGAAAAGAAACCGGGAAAAAGGTCGATTTACAAGACCAAATTTTCGGTATTGAACCTAATGATCACGCGATCTATCTTGATGTAAAACAATACTTGGCCAATAAACGTCAAGGAACCCATTCAGCTACTGAACGTGGTGAAATTGTTGGAAGTACTAAAAAGATCAAGAAACAAAAAGGTACCGGTACAGCTCGTGCAGGTAGCATTAAGTCACCTGTATTCAGAGGTGGTGGTCGTGTTTTTGGACCTCGTCCAAGAAATTATGGTTTCAAATTGAACAAAAAAGTAAAAGCTTTAGCTCGTAAATCAGCATTGAGTTATAAAGCTAAAGCAAGCGATATTTTAATTCTTGAGGACTTCTCTCTGGAGGCGCCAAAAACAAAGGAGATGGCGATGATCAGTAATAATCTGAAAATTAACGATAAAAAGTCTCTTTTCGTTTTACCAGAAGAAAATAAAAACATATATTTGTCCTCCAGAAATTTACATGGCGTATCTGTTGTAACTGCTTCGGAATTAAGCACTTATCAGGTAATGAACGCTAATAAGGTAATCTTTTTTGAAAGTTCGGTTGGTAAAATCGAAGAACAATTTAAGATTTAA
- the rpmC gene encoding 50S ribosomal protein L29 gives MMKASEIKELTDKEILERIQLEKETLTRLNMNHAVSPLDNPMKITEARRNIARLQTIKRQRELNQNQN, from the coding sequence ATGATGAAAGCATCAGAAATTAAAGAATTAACAGACAAGGAAATTCTGGAAAGAATCCAATTGGAAAAGGAAACCTTGACACGTCTAAATATGAATCATGCAGTTTCTCCGTTGGATAATCCGATGAAAATCACGGAAGCCCGCAGGAACATTGCACGCCTTCAGACCATCAAGCGTCAAAGGGAATTGAATCAAAATCAGAATTAA
- the rplP gene encoding 50S ribosomal protein L16: MLQPKKTKFRRVQKGRMKGNAQRGTELAFGSFGIKSLQSSWLTGRQIEAARVAVTRHMQRQGQIWIRIFPDKPITKKPAEVRMGKGKGAPEAFVAPVTPGRILIEADGVPFEMAKEALRLAAQKLPVTTKFVIRRDYVESIKED, translated from the coding sequence ATGTTACAGCCGAAAAAGACAAAATTTAGAAGAGTCCAAAAAGGACGAATGAAAGGGAATGCCCAACGTGGTACAGAACTGGCATTCGGATCTTTTGGTATAAAGTCGTTGCAAAGTTCATGGCTTACCGGGCGCCAAATTGAGGCAGCCAGGGTTGCGGTAACTCGTCACATGCAACGTCAGGGGCAAATTTGGATCCGAATTTTCCCAGATAAACCGATTACCAAAAAGCCTGCAGAAGTACGTATGGGTAAAGGTAAAGGTGCTCCTGAAGCATTCGTAGCTCCGGTTACTCCGGGTCGTATTTTAATCGAAGCAGATGGTGTTCCATTCGAAATGGCGAAAGAAGCATTGCGTTTGGCAGCACAGAAACTACCGGTTACTACGAAGTTTGTTATTAGACGTGACTATGTTGAATCTATTAAAGAAGATTAA
- the rpsS gene encoding 30S ribosomal protein S19, with the protein MSRSLKKGPFIAYKLEKKVDIMNESGKKSVIKTWARASVISPDFVGHTIAVHNGNKFIPVYVTENMVGHKLGEFAPTRTFRGHAGNKR; encoded by the coding sequence ATGAGTCGTTCACTAAAAAAAGGCCCTTTCATTGCATATAAACTTGAGAAAAAAGTTGATATAATGAATGAATCAGGAAAGAAGTCTGTAATCAAGACTTGGGCTAGAGCATCAGTAATCTCTCCCGACTTTGTAGGGCACACTATTGCAGTTCATAACGGGAATAAATTTATTCCGGTTTACGTAACTGAAAACATGGTTGGCCACAAGCTTGGCGAATTTGCACCTACAAGAACTTTTAGGGGACATGCCGGAAACAAACGATAA